In Arvicola amphibius chromosome 1, mArvAmp1.2, whole genome shotgun sequence, one DNA window encodes the following:
- the Art3 gene encoding ecto-ADP-ribosyltransferase 3 isoform X11: MKRKMKMGHFEMVTTLLAAMTLMDIFQGQAEVLDMAENSFDDEYLKCSTRMEIKFVPQLLKEERASHALLETVWSNAEVLWKSRKARVSPPTNFKDPHGIALMAFITEAQAQTPFYHAFNRAVTLTGQSRKHYIYDFPFKAFHFYLARALQMLRRPCEDSYKEVVYLTRPHISTLEEQTQARLGNFTLAYSAKPLTAGSEPLLTVYTCFGVDVGRFFEKERGGVVLIPLSEVFQVSQEGASNNLLLQSMNRTCSYYECAYLGGLKNEKCVKNSGQLESLLLVFKTD; this comes from the exons GGGCAGGCGGAAGTGTTAGACATGGCGGAGAACTCGTTTGACGACGAATACCTGAAGTGCAGCACCAGGATGGAGATTAAGTTTGTCCCACAGCTGCTCAAGGAGGAGAGGGCCAGCCATGCACTCCTGGAGACTGTGTGGAGCAATGCAGAGGTCCTGTGGAAATCTCGGAAGGCTCGGGTCTCGCCCCCCACGAACTTCAAGGACCCCCATGGAATAGCCCTGATGGCGTTCATAACAGAGGCTCAAGCACAGACTCCCTTTTACCACGCTTTCAACAGGGCTGTGACGTTGACCGGCCAGTCCCGAAAACATTACATCTATGACTTCCCCTTCAAGGCCTTTCATTTCTACCTGGCAAGAGCCCTGCAGATGCTGAGAAGACCTTGTGAGGACAGCTACAAAGAGGTGGTGTACCTCACACGCCCACACATTTCCACACTCGAAGAGCAAACCCAAGCCCGACTGGGCAACTTCACACTGGCGTATTCAGCCAAACCCCTGACAGCTGGCAGCGAACCGTTGCTGACCGTCTACACCTGTTTTGGGGTTGATGTGGGAAGATTttttgagaaggaaagaggaggagttgTTTTAATACCTCTGAGTGAGGTTTTTCAAGTGTCGCAGGAAGGAGCCAGCAATAACCTTCTTCTCCAGAGCATGAACAGGACCTGCAGCTACTACGAGTGTGCGTACCTCGGGG GTCTAAAAAATGAAAAGTGTGTTAAAAACTCAG GACAGCTCGAGTCCTTATTGTTAGTATTTAAAACAGACTGA